A genomic stretch from Hemicordylus capensis ecotype Gifberg chromosome 1, rHemCap1.1.pri, whole genome shotgun sequence includes:
- the PKP3 gene encoding plakophilin-3 isoform X1, which translates to MSVARGRGVNLEPEDGVCSLALPSDLQLDRKNEAQDAELLKSARVQEQVRMRMLQKSHSAPRSNGAMLDYAELKGGSSSNGQYSTLQPHFSSRSQTNGTDHKGSLCQPIAKKGYSTVKTTSWSSRSAVDLRPSKRVAAISNGIGPKGPAYGMNYAPPQAANSLSRPRSFHERNYQGRQNYDTMSLHSLRLADGPRSPGGVDDHYSIVSEQLDPLAQAALYKNRGGGGFTRSYTFERQMSAGSNTGMKGPIDWMDGVEVPQNRIRAPAMRTLQRFQNNNRSRFSTSSYSGTQASQGGAANTYAGVVERSSRAPSVRSLAESNHLQDLRAIDMYDGHNTLMSQQSFSGGFDDIDLPSAVKYLMASDPNLQVLGAAYIQHKCYSDNDAKKQARSLQAVPKLVKLFNNSNQEVQRHATGAMRNLIYDNAENKLALVEENGIYELMRTLHEQDDELRKNVTGILWNLSSSDTLKDRLARDTLEQLTDLILIPLSGSGSAAVIQQNASEAEIFYNATGFLRNLSSASQQTRQKMRECHGLVDSMVNYINSSLEVGKSEDKSVENAVCVLRNLSYRLYDEMPPSSLQRLEGQKRSDGATVTSELVGCFSPQSKKVRELYMNADIVTFTEVSKDPKGMEWLWNPQIIGVYNRLLQRCELNKHTTEAASGALQNITAGDRRWAGVLSRVALEQERILNPVLDRVRTADHHQLRSLTGLIRNLSRNARNKDEMSTKVVSHLIEKLPGSPGEKWPPTDVVVNIIAVLNNLAVESPIAARDIVYFDGLRKLFYIKKKRDSSESEKSSRAASSLLTNMWQYSKLHRDYKTKGYRKEDFVGL; encoded by the exons GTGGAAGCTCCTCCAATGGCCAATACAGCACTCTCCAGCCACACTTCAGCTCCAGATCCCAAACAAATGGGACAGACCACAAAGGTTCT CTGTGCCAGCCAATTGCAAAGAAAGGTTACAGCACCGTGAAGACGACTAGCTGGTCTTCCCGCTCAGCAGTGGACCTCAGACCCAGCAAGAGGGTGGCTGCCATCAGCAATGGGATTGGGCCAAAGGGCCCAGCTTATGGCATGAATTACGCCCCACCTCAAGCTGCCAACTCCCTCTCACGGCCCAGGTCTTTTCATGAGCGGAACTACCAGGGCCGTCAGAACTACGACACCATGTCCCTGCACTCCCTACGTCTGGCGGATGGGCCACGCAGCCCTGGGGGTGTGGACGACCACTACAGCATTGTGTCTGAGCAGCTGGATCCATTGGCCCAGGCAGCTCTTTACAAAAACAGGGGAGGCGGTGGCTTCACCAGGTCCTATACCTTTGAAAGGCAGATGAGTGCTGGCTCTAATACTGGGATGAAGGGGCCCATCGACTGGATGGATGGGGTGGAGGTACCCCAGAACAGGATCCGGGCGCCTGCCATGCGCACCCTGCAGCGCTTCCAGAACAACAACCGCTCCCGCTTCAGCACCAGCTCCTATAGTGGCACCCAGGCCTCTCAGGGAGGAGCTGCAAACACCTACGCAGGTGTGGTGGAACGCAGTTCCCGTGCCCCTTCTGTGCGAAGCTTGGCTGAATCCAACCATTTGCAAGACCTGCGTGCCATTGACATGTATGACGGTCACAACACATTGATGTCTCAGCAGTCTTTCTCTGGCGG GTTTGATGACATTGACCTTCCCTCTGCGGTGAAATACCTGATGGCCAGTGACCCCAACCTACAGGTGCTTGGGGCTGCCTACATCCAGCACAAGTGCTATAGTGACAATGATGCCAAGAAACAG GCTCGCAGCCTCCAAGCTGTACCCAAGCTAGTGAAGCTTTTCAACAACTCCAACCAAGAGGTGCAGCGCCATGCCACTGGTGCCATGCGCAACCTCATCTATGACAATGCTGAGAACAAGTTGGCACTGGTGGAGGAAAATGGCATCTATGAGCTGATGCGCACGTTACATGAGCAAGATGATGAGTTACGCAAGAACGTTACAG GCATCCTCTGGAATCTGTCCTCTAGTGATACCCTCAAGGACCGCCTGGCCCGTGACACTCTGGAGCAGCTCACAGACCTGATCTTAATCCCTCTGTCTGGCTCGGGCAGTGCTGCTGTTATCCAGCAGAATGCCTCAGAGGCAGAAATCTTCTACAATGCTACTGGCTTCCTCAG GAATCTCAGCTCAGCTAGCCAGCAAACCCGGCAGAAGATGCGTGAGTGCCACGGGCTAGTGGACTCTATGGTCAATTACATTAACAGTTCCCTGGAAGTAGGGAAGTCGGAGGACAAG AGCGTAGAGAATGCTGTCTGTGTGCTGCGCAACCTCTCCTACCGTCTCTATGATGAGATGCCTCCTTCCTCGCTCCAGCGACTAGAAGGTCAAAAGAGGAGTGATGGGGCCACCGTGACGAGTGAGCTGGTGGGCTGCTTCAGCCCCCAGAGCAAGAAAGTCCGAGAG ttGTACATGAACGCAGATATTGTAACCTTCACAGAAGTCTCTAAGGATCCCAAAGGGATGGAGTGGCTCTGGAACCCCCAGATTATAGGCGTCTACAATCGACTGCTACAGAGGTGTGAGCTGAACAAGCACACCACCGAGGCAGCCTCTGGGGCCCTTCAGAACATCACAGCAGGAGACCGGAGA TGGGCTGGTGTCCTCAGCAGAGTGGCTTTGGAGCAAGAGAGGATCCTGAACCCAGTGCTGGACAGAGTCCGCACAGCTGACCATCACCAGCTTCGCTCGCTGACCGGGCTGATTCGCAATCTGTCCCGGAACGCACGCAACAAGGATGAGATGT CAACCAAAGTGGTGAGCCACTTGATTGAGAAGCTCCCGGGGAGCCCTGGTGAGAAGTGGCCCCCAACTGACGTGGTCGTCAACATTATCGCAGTGCTGAACAACCTGGCTGTGGAAAGCCCCATCGCTGCACGGGATATTGTCTACTTTGACGGCTTGCGCAAGCTCTTCTACATCAAAAAGAAAAGGGACAG TTCGGAGAGTGAGAAGTCCTCCAGAGCTGCATCCAGCCTCCTGACCAACATGTGGCAATACAGCAAACTTCATCGGGACTATAAGACG AAGGGCTATCGAAAAGAGGATTTTGTTGGTCTGTAA
- the PKP3 gene encoding plakophilin-3 isoform X2, producing MRMLQKSHSAPRSNGAMLDYAELKGGSSSNGQYSTLQPHFSSRSQTNGTDHKGSLCQPIAKKGYSTVKTTSWSSRSAVDLRPSKRVAAISNGIGPKGPAYGMNYAPPQAANSLSRPRSFHERNYQGRQNYDTMSLHSLRLADGPRSPGGVDDHYSIVSEQLDPLAQAALYKNRGGGGFTRSYTFERQMSAGSNTGMKGPIDWMDGVEVPQNRIRAPAMRTLQRFQNNNRSRFSTSSYSGTQASQGGAANTYAGVVERSSRAPSVRSLAESNHLQDLRAIDMYDGHNTLMSQQSFSGGFDDIDLPSAVKYLMASDPNLQVLGAAYIQHKCYSDNDAKKQARSLQAVPKLVKLFNNSNQEVQRHATGAMRNLIYDNAENKLALVEENGIYELMRTLHEQDDELRKNVTGILWNLSSSDTLKDRLARDTLEQLTDLILIPLSGSGSAAVIQQNASEAEIFYNATGFLRNLSSASQQTRQKMRECHGLVDSMVNYINSSLEVGKSEDKSVENAVCVLRNLSYRLYDEMPPSSLQRLEGQKRSDGATVTSELVGCFSPQSKKVRELYMNADIVTFTEVSKDPKGMEWLWNPQIIGVYNRLLQRCELNKHTTEAASGALQNITAGDRRWAGVLSRVALEQERILNPVLDRVRTADHHQLRSLTGLIRNLSRNARNKDEMSTKVVSHLIEKLPGSPGEKWPPTDVVVNIIAVLNNLAVESPIAARDIVYFDGLRKLFYIKKKRDSSESEKSSRAASSLLTNMWQYSKLHRDYKTKGYRKEDFVGL from the exons GTGGAAGCTCCTCCAATGGCCAATACAGCACTCTCCAGCCACACTTCAGCTCCAGATCCCAAACAAATGGGACAGACCACAAAGGTTCT CTGTGCCAGCCAATTGCAAAGAAAGGTTACAGCACCGTGAAGACGACTAGCTGGTCTTCCCGCTCAGCAGTGGACCTCAGACCCAGCAAGAGGGTGGCTGCCATCAGCAATGGGATTGGGCCAAAGGGCCCAGCTTATGGCATGAATTACGCCCCACCTCAAGCTGCCAACTCCCTCTCACGGCCCAGGTCTTTTCATGAGCGGAACTACCAGGGCCGTCAGAACTACGACACCATGTCCCTGCACTCCCTACGTCTGGCGGATGGGCCACGCAGCCCTGGGGGTGTGGACGACCACTACAGCATTGTGTCTGAGCAGCTGGATCCATTGGCCCAGGCAGCTCTTTACAAAAACAGGGGAGGCGGTGGCTTCACCAGGTCCTATACCTTTGAAAGGCAGATGAGTGCTGGCTCTAATACTGGGATGAAGGGGCCCATCGACTGGATGGATGGGGTGGAGGTACCCCAGAACAGGATCCGGGCGCCTGCCATGCGCACCCTGCAGCGCTTCCAGAACAACAACCGCTCCCGCTTCAGCACCAGCTCCTATAGTGGCACCCAGGCCTCTCAGGGAGGAGCTGCAAACACCTACGCAGGTGTGGTGGAACGCAGTTCCCGTGCCCCTTCTGTGCGAAGCTTGGCTGAATCCAACCATTTGCAAGACCTGCGTGCCATTGACATGTATGACGGTCACAACACATTGATGTCTCAGCAGTCTTTCTCTGGCGG GTTTGATGACATTGACCTTCCCTCTGCGGTGAAATACCTGATGGCCAGTGACCCCAACCTACAGGTGCTTGGGGCTGCCTACATCCAGCACAAGTGCTATAGTGACAATGATGCCAAGAAACAG GCTCGCAGCCTCCAAGCTGTACCCAAGCTAGTGAAGCTTTTCAACAACTCCAACCAAGAGGTGCAGCGCCATGCCACTGGTGCCATGCGCAACCTCATCTATGACAATGCTGAGAACAAGTTGGCACTGGTGGAGGAAAATGGCATCTATGAGCTGATGCGCACGTTACATGAGCAAGATGATGAGTTACGCAAGAACGTTACAG GCATCCTCTGGAATCTGTCCTCTAGTGATACCCTCAAGGACCGCCTGGCCCGTGACACTCTGGAGCAGCTCACAGACCTGATCTTAATCCCTCTGTCTGGCTCGGGCAGTGCTGCTGTTATCCAGCAGAATGCCTCAGAGGCAGAAATCTTCTACAATGCTACTGGCTTCCTCAG GAATCTCAGCTCAGCTAGCCAGCAAACCCGGCAGAAGATGCGTGAGTGCCACGGGCTAGTGGACTCTATGGTCAATTACATTAACAGTTCCCTGGAAGTAGGGAAGTCGGAGGACAAG AGCGTAGAGAATGCTGTCTGTGTGCTGCGCAACCTCTCCTACCGTCTCTATGATGAGATGCCTCCTTCCTCGCTCCAGCGACTAGAAGGTCAAAAGAGGAGTGATGGGGCCACCGTGACGAGTGAGCTGGTGGGCTGCTTCAGCCCCCAGAGCAAGAAAGTCCGAGAG ttGTACATGAACGCAGATATTGTAACCTTCACAGAAGTCTCTAAGGATCCCAAAGGGATGGAGTGGCTCTGGAACCCCCAGATTATAGGCGTCTACAATCGACTGCTACAGAGGTGTGAGCTGAACAAGCACACCACCGAGGCAGCCTCTGGGGCCCTTCAGAACATCACAGCAGGAGACCGGAGA TGGGCTGGTGTCCTCAGCAGAGTGGCTTTGGAGCAAGAGAGGATCCTGAACCCAGTGCTGGACAGAGTCCGCACAGCTGACCATCACCAGCTTCGCTCGCTGACCGGGCTGATTCGCAATCTGTCCCGGAACGCACGCAACAAGGATGAGATGT CAACCAAAGTGGTGAGCCACTTGATTGAGAAGCTCCCGGGGAGCCCTGGTGAGAAGTGGCCCCCAACTGACGTGGTCGTCAACATTATCGCAGTGCTGAACAACCTGGCTGTGGAAAGCCCCATCGCTGCACGGGATATTGTCTACTTTGACGGCTTGCGCAAGCTCTTCTACATCAAAAAGAAAAGGGACAG TTCGGAGAGTGAGAAGTCCTCCAGAGCTGCATCCAGCCTCCTGACCAACATGTGGCAATACAGCAAACTTCATCGGGACTATAAGACG AAGGGCTATCGAAAAGAGGATTTTGTTGGTCTGTAA